Proteins encoded in a region of the Oxyura jamaicensis isolate SHBP4307 breed ruddy duck chromosome 6 unlocalized genomic scaffold, BPBGC_Ojam_1.0 oxy6_random_OJ106650, whole genome shotgun sequence genome:
- the LOC118157547 gene encoding ADP-ribosylation factor-like protein 3 encodes MGLLSILRKLKSTPDQEVRILLLGLDNAGKTTLLKQLASEDISHITPTQGFNIKSVQSQGFKLNVWDIGGQRKIRPYWRNYFENTDILIYVIDSADRKRFEETGQELAELLDEEKLSGVPVLIFANKQDLLTAAPASEIAEGLNLHTIRDRVWQIQSCSALSGEGVQDGMNWVCKNVNAKKK; translated from the exons GGTTTACTCTCAATCCTGCGTAAACTGAAAAGCACCCCAGACCAGGAGGTAAGGATCCTCCTCTTGGGACTGGATAATGCAGGCAAGACCACGCTCCTGAAACAGTTGGCATCGGAGGACATCAGCCACATCACACCAACACAG GGCTTTAACATCAAAAGCGTACAGTCCCAGGGCTTCAAGCTGAACGTATGGGACATAGGTGGACAGAGGAAGATCAGGCCGTACTGGAGGAactattttgaaaacactgataTCCTT atctATGTCATTGACAGTGCAGATAGGAAGAGGTTTGAAGAAACGGGTCAG GAGCTGGCTGAGCTTTTGGATGAAGAAAAGCTTAGTGGAGTCCCCGTGCTCATATTCGCTAACAAGCAGGATTTGCTGACGGCTGCCCCTGCTTCAGAGATTGCCGAGGGACTGAACCTACACACAATCCGTGACAGAGTCTGGCAGATCCAGTCTTGTTCGGCTCTTTCTGGAGAGGGAGTACAG GACGGCATGAATTGGGTGTGCAAAAATGTCAATgctaagaagaaataa